The DNA segment CCCCGATCTCGCCCTGCGTGAGCCCCGTAAAGAGCGCACGGCAACGCTCCCGTTCCGCCGGGGAAACGAACCGCTCGGCCCAGGGCTCGCCCACGGCCGCATCCGCCGGGCAGCCGAGAACCTCGGACGCCCGGCGGTTGATGAGAGCGACCCGCCCGTCTCTATCGAGGACGACGAAGAGGGTGCCCGCAATATCCAGGTACTGCGCGAGCCGGTCTTTCTCCCGCATGAGCCGCTCTTCACTTGATTTCAGGCCGGTAAAGACCAGCGCGTAGGGCTGCCGGATCCCGGTCTCAACGAACGCGACGTAGATGAGCCCGAACGAGAGCACCATCAGGAGGTGGCCGATCATGTTCGAAAGCCCGTAGACGCTGATATAGAGCGTAAAGGCAAGTTCCGAGGCGATCATCACGAGGACGGCCGCGGTGAGGTGGCCCGCCACCCGGGGCGAGAAGGCGTCCCGCACCCGGTAGACGGCGACCGCCCCAAGGGCGAGCAGCACCGCTATGACGTACTCGCTCCAGACTTTGAACGCCGTCAGCCCCGAACCCTCGATGTAGCAGTCGGGAAAGACCGGGACGGCGAAGATCGAGAGGAGGAAGAGCACGGCAACCGCCGAAAACGCGGCAAACACCCGCCGGGAACCGGGGTTTTTCCGGAGCAGGAGAGGCGCGGCAAGCAGCGTCCCGGCGAGGAGGTAGCGCGAGGCGATCCAGAGCTGCGTCGGAAGGTTTGCATCGTAGCCGACGAAGATGCCCATGCCGTCATACGCGAGGGTGTGGACCAGTTCGATACCGGCCACGAAGAGCAGCCCGGTGCCGGCGACCAGCAGGTAGCCGTTCTCCCGCATCGCCCGGGCATTCCACGCCACGATGAAGACGGCGATTGCAATCGCGATGGCGACGAATTCGGCGATCGTGTGGAAGAGGAGGTAACTGTACAGGCTTGTCGCCGCGAGGGCGGCCAGAAGCACCGTCAGGACGGTGAACGAACACCAGATGCCGGATTCCACGGCCTCCTGTCCGGTATGGCCCCACCGGCTCTCCGCTCCGCTCCGGGCTGTACGCGCCGAACGATCTGTCCGCATAAGGTTGTTCTCCATGGCTTCCGGCTCCGGGGCGGGGAACGCCGGGCCGGTTCCCGGACATCCCACCCGAACCCTGCCCCGGTGGTGCGGCGCCAGGGCCCGGACCATCCGCCCAACTTTTATCTCACTAATAATATATTTGACTCGACATCAATATATCGGATAAAAAAATCACCATCTACGGGATAATTCAGATAAAACGAGCATTCTATTCTGGCAACCAGGAGAATGCCTCCCACGAGGATCGAGACTCCGGAGAGATCGTTATACCAGTTCATTCCTCCGCAGGAACTCCCTGATATCGCGGGACTCTACCCAGCCCTCGTCAAGTTGCTTGACGATCGCGTTGATCCGCTCAACCTGCTCCCGGATCTTTGCCGACATCGTTTCCTCGTCGGCCAGATCGGCCATACCGAGGATCACCTGCAGGGGCAGCCGGATATGGTCCGCGAGAACTGCAAACTGCTCGATATTCTGCTCGATCGGGTAGAACGCCTGCAGTCGCATATCCTCGTAGCGCACCCTGTCCGAGACGTCCCTGCCGACGATCTGTACGCCCACCACGCGACCGTCTTCCACGATCGGAGACTCGTTCAGTTCGAGGAACGCCACGGACCCGTCTTTTCGACGGAACTCGATCTCGAGCCCCTCGACCGGTTCGC comes from the Methanoculleus marisnigri JR1 genome and includes:
- a CDS encoding MASE3 domain-containing protein; this encodes MVRALAPHHRGRVRVGCPGTGPAFPAPEPEAMENNLMRTDRSARTARSGAESRWGHTGQEAVESGIWCSFTVLTVLLAALAATSLYSYLLFHTIAEFVAIAIAIAVFIVAWNARAMRENGYLLVAGTGLLFVAGIELVHTLAYDGMGIFVGYDANLPTQLWIASRYLLAGTLLAAPLLLRKNPGSRRVFAAFSAVAVLFLLSIFAVPVFPDCYIEGSGLTAFKVWSEYVIAVLLALGAVAVYRVRDAFSPRVAGHLTAAVLVMIASELAFTLYISVYGLSNMIGHLLMVLSFGLIYVAFVETGIRQPYALVFTGLKSSEERLMREKDRLAQYLDIAGTLFVVLDRDGRVALINRRASEVLGCPADAAVGEPWAERFVSPAERERCRALFTGLTQGEIGVNERVKMPVVATDGGERIVAWRNTVLRDEDGAVCGILSSGEDITEQQHAEEALGRANTKLNLLAGITRHDILNQITVARAYIEFAGEDGENPGVQTCLERAHAAVDEIQKQIEFSRDYHDVGVKVPAWQRPQDLIAESVSYLALPTGIDVHADFPDLEVYADPMVKKVFYNLIDNAVRHGESVTEIRFSCARAGQDLLILCEDDGTGIPDGEKEAIFRETYKRRYGHGLFLVAGILGITGMTIRETGVFGKGARFEITVPNGGWRFEGERE